The Arthrobacter russicus genome has a segment encoding these proteins:
- a CDS encoding stage II sporulation protein M, producing the protein MDLDAFTAVHRDEWERLKALNARRRLSGAEADELLRLYQSASAHLSLIRSVAPEGALSASLSTVLAQTRTKFTGARSSPLEDLAGFFTSSLPAAFYRLRWLTVVVAAAFLAIALAYGIWAGGNPAVLRAMGDDEQWRQIADSGFVAYYSDNPAASFAGQVWTNNAWIAAQCVAFGVTGIWVPFAIYSNAQNVGIMGGMMFSHDRGDVFFSYILPHGLMELTAVFIAGAAGLRIFWAWVSPGPKRRLAALASEGRSLITVALGLVLVLLVSGLVEAFVTPSDLPVWLKIGIGAVVLGSYWAYTLIWGRRAFRAGQRGDLVESDAGAVLPAR; encoded by the coding sequence GTGGATTTGGATGCCTTCACTGCGGTGCACCGGGACGAGTGGGAACGGCTCAAGGCGCTCAATGCCCGGCGCCGGCTCAGCGGGGCCGAAGCGGATGAGCTGCTTCGGCTCTACCAATCGGCCTCCGCGCACCTGTCGTTGATCCGCTCCGTGGCTCCCGAAGGTGCGCTCTCCGCTTCGTTGTCCACGGTGTTGGCGCAGACCCGGACCAAGTTCACCGGTGCCCGTTCGAGCCCGCTCGAAGATCTGGCCGGCTTTTTCACCAGTAGCCTTCCGGCGGCCTTCTACCGCTTGCGCTGGCTCACCGTGGTCGTGGCCGCGGCCTTTCTGGCGATCGCTTTGGCTTACGGCATCTGGGCCGGTGGCAATCCGGCAGTGCTGCGCGCAATGGGCGATGACGAACAGTGGCGCCAGATCGCGGACAGCGGATTCGTGGCCTACTACTCGGACAACCCGGCCGCGTCCTTCGCCGGACAGGTCTGGACCAACAACGCCTGGATCGCGGCGCAGTGCGTGGCCTTCGGGGTCACCGGGATCTGGGTGCCCTTTGCGATTTACAGCAATGCGCAGAACGTGGGCATCATGGGCGGGATGATGTTCAGCCATGACCGCGGAGACGTCTTCTTCAGCTATATCCTGCCGCACGGGCTGATGGAGCTGACCGCGGTGTTCATCGCCGGGGCAGCCGGTCTGCGGATTTTCTGGGCCTGGGTGTCACCGGGGCCCAAACGCCGGCTCGCGGCCTTGGCCAGCGAGGGCCGTTCGCTCATCACGGTTGCGCTCGGACTGGTCCTGGTGCTCCTGGTCTCGGGTCTGGTCGAAGCCTTCGTGACGCCTTCCGATCTGCCGGTCTGGCTGAAGATCGGCATCGGTGCAGTGGTGCTCGGCAGCTACTGGGCCTACACCTTGATCTGGGGACGCCGGGCATTCCGGGCCGGCCAGCGCGGCGACCTGGTCGAATCCGATGCCGGTGCGGTGTTGCCGGCCAGGTAG
- a CDS encoding TIGR01906 family membrane protein, whose amino-acid sequence MSGKANPPSEDGRNDVSGRNDQQFSGADADLAKALADHQSGSDEAPAFEWLAAGSAEAGKTPTPPAATQAPATQPAAARPDAARPDGKEPDAGKPEVAAPARPLKVELPAAGGDAEPMRAPSTLPAALKTEVPTETTMLAIRPPEAEIERRNAERAQAADAKPVLPRVWQVLVAVFFPFVLLLLAIRAIATPVFLWVEYYRPGFPADSFGFSSDDRLTYGSYAVDYLNNFTGPRFLGDLVGSNGQPLFQAGEVSHMADVKGVYMMSMLAGLVLLIAMIVGIVYLGRRSVGGIRRALFAGSAATLLIIIGLGVFAVLGWEQFFTGFHQIFFANGTWTFRLSDSLIKLFPEQFWTDAGGTIAVLVLLAAALTFAFSWPTKRRRERSAAAARRPQGRRAAL is encoded by the coding sequence GTGAGTGGAAAAGCGAACCCCCCGTCCGAGGACGGCCGAAACGACGTTTCCGGCCGGAACGACCAGCAGTTTTCCGGTGCCGATGCGGACTTGGCCAAGGCGCTGGCCGATCATCAGTCCGGCTCCGACGAGGCGCCGGCCTTCGAATGGCTGGCTGCCGGGTCCGCCGAGGCGGGCAAGACTCCGACGCCACCGGCCGCAACCCAAGCGCCCGCAACCCAACCGGCCGCAGCGCGACCGGACGCAGCGCGACCGGACGGCAAGGAACCGGATGCCGGCAAGCCGGAGGTTGCTGCGCCGGCGCGGCCGTTGAAAGTGGAACTTCCGGCAGCCGGCGGCGATGCGGAACCGATGCGGGCACCGAGCACCTTGCCGGCTGCGTTGAAAACCGAAGTCCCCACCGAGACCACCATGCTGGCGATTCGGCCGCCGGAAGCGGAAATCGAGCGGCGCAATGCCGAGCGTGCCCAAGCCGCGGACGCCAAGCCGGTGCTGCCCCGAGTCTGGCAGGTTCTGGTCGCGGTGTTTTTCCCGTTCGTGCTGCTGCTGCTGGCGATCCGGGCGATCGCGACGCCGGTGTTCCTCTGGGTCGAGTACTACCGCCCGGGCTTCCCGGCAGACAGCTTCGGCTTCAGCAGCGACGACCGCTTGACTTACGGCTCCTACGCCGTCGACTATTTGAACAATTTCACCGGTCCCCGCTTCCTGGGCGACTTGGTCGGCAGCAATGGCCAACCATTGTTCCAAGCCGGTGAAGTCAGCCACATGGCCGATGTCAAAGGCGTCTACATGATGTCGATGCTGGCCGGTTTGGTGCTGCTGATCGCGATGATCGTGGGCATCGTCTATCTGGGCCGGCGCAGCGTCGGCGGGATCCGCCGGGCGTTGTTCGCCGGATCCGCCGCGACGCTGTTGATCATCATCGGGCTGGGCGTTTTCGCGGTCCTGGGCTGGGAACAGTTCTTCACCGGGTTCCACCAGATTTTCTTCGCCAACGGGACCTGGACCTTCCGGTTGTCCGATTCGCTGATCAAGTTGTTCCCGGAGCAATTCTGGACCGACGCCGGCGGGACCATCGCAGTCCTGGTGCTGCTGGCGGCCGCGCTGACTTTCGCCTTCAGCTGGCCGACCAAACGCCGTCGGGAGCGTTCGGCTGCTGCCGCCCGCCGCCCGCAGGGGCGCCGCGCGGCACTCTGA
- a CDS encoding AMP-dependent synthetase/ligase, translated as MNEASTELLVDLPAESNVTDLLLERVAADPAAVLYERKPAGHQPGVPWQPVRADEFLSQVRALAKGLIASGITPGDRVAVMSGTRYEWTVLDFAIWFAGAVTVPIYETSSARQVEWVLVDSGARLVVVEDLAKLELVRAVLAGSALLGQGPVSLWCIDDDGDSPHLGALAAVGQGVGDAELEAQRSASGLGSVASMVYTSGTTGSPKGCQITHGNFALVAKNTVPFLPELLATGAATRTLMFLPLAHVLARAVQVVCLSAGTTLGHTSSVKELLGDLGGFQPSFLLCVPRIYEKVLEGAELKAQESGRGRIFGFAVDTAIRYSKALDQHTRGQGNGPGLLLRGQQWLFDKLVYAKLREAFGGKVHYTVSGASALGLRQAHFFRGAGIMVLEGYGLTETTAPCTANTPEHTRVGTVGIPLPGTTIRIAPDGEVLVKGIGVFAGYHANEAATAEAFVDGFFRTGDLGRLDDDGYLTITGRKKDLIVTAGGKNVYPAPLEEALRESGLISQAVVIGEGRPFVAALLTLDEEALARWNTQHGSALSAAQAADSAELMAELQGAVDRANQGVSRAESIRKFAVLATDFAVESGELTPSLKVKRATVISANDELIDSLYAG; from the coding sequence ATGAACGAAGCCAGCACTGAACTCCTGGTGGATCTGCCTGCCGAATCGAACGTGACCGACCTGTTGCTGGAGCGGGTCGCCGCGGATCCGGCTGCGGTCCTCTACGAACGCAAGCCTGCCGGCCATCAGCCGGGCGTGCCTTGGCAGCCGGTCCGAGCAGACGAGTTCCTGAGCCAGGTCCGGGCCTTGGCGAAGGGCTTGATCGCCTCCGGGATCACGCCGGGCGATCGCGTTGCCGTGATGTCCGGCACCCGCTACGAATGGACCGTCCTCGATTTCGCGATCTGGTTCGCCGGCGCGGTCACCGTACCGATCTACGAAACGTCCTCGGCCCGGCAAGTGGAATGGGTCCTGGTCGATTCCGGCGCCCGGTTGGTGGTCGTCGAAGACCTCGCGAAACTCGAGTTGGTCCGCGCGGTGCTGGCCGGGTCCGCGTTGCTGGGCCAAGGCCCGGTCTCGCTCTGGTGCATCGACGACGACGGCGACTCACCGCACTTGGGCGCCCTGGCCGCCGTCGGGCAGGGCGTGGGCGACGCCGAGCTGGAAGCCCAGCGCAGCGCTTCCGGGCTCGGCTCGGTGGCCTCCATGGTCTACACCTCCGGTACCACCGGCTCGCCCAAAGGCTGCCAGATCACGCATGGGAACTTCGCCCTGGTGGCGAAGAACACGGTGCCCTTCCTGCCCGAGCTGTTGGCCACCGGTGCCGCTACCCGGACCTTGATGTTCCTCCCGCTGGCCCACGTGCTCGCCCGGGCCGTCCAAGTGGTCTGCTTGAGCGCCGGAACCACGTTGGGGCACACCAGCAGCGTCAAGGAACTGCTCGGCGATCTGGGCGGATTCCAGCCGTCGTTTTTGCTCTGCGTGCCGCGGATCTACGAAAAAGTACTCGAAGGCGCGGAGTTGAAGGCACAGGAGTCCGGCCGGGGCAGGATCTTCGGGTTCGCCGTGGACACCGCGATCCGCTACTCGAAAGCACTCGACCAGCACACCCGGGGCCAAGGCAACGGGCCGGGCCTCTTGCTGCGCGGTCAGCAGTGGCTGTTCGACAAATTGGTGTACGCGAAGTTGCGCGAGGCCTTCGGCGGCAAAGTCCATTACACGGTCTCCGGTGCCAGCGCACTCGGCTTGCGCCAAGCGCACTTTTTCCGGGGTGCCGGGATCATGGTGCTCGAAGGCTACGGCCTGACCGAAACCACCGCGCCGTGCACCGCGAACACCCCGGAACACACCAGGGTGGGCACCGTGGGGATCCCGTTGCCGGGCACCACGATCCGGATCGCTCCGGACGGCGAAGTCCTGGTCAAAGGAATCGGCGTGTTCGCCGGATACCACGCCAATGAGGCCGCGACCGCGGAAGCTTTTGTGGACGGGTTCTTCCGTACCGGCGACCTGGGACGGCTCGACGACGACGGTTACCTCACGATCACCGGCCGGAAAAAAGACCTGATCGTCACCGCCGGCGGCAAAAACGTCTACCCGGCGCCGCTCGAGGAGGCCTTGCGCGAATCCGGCCTGATCTCCCAAGCCGTGGTGATCGGTGAAGGGCGCCCCTTCGTCGCCGCTTTGCTGACCTTGGACGAGGAAGCCCTGGCCCGCTGGAACACGCAGCACGGCAGTGCGCTGAGCGCGGCACAGGCCGCTGATTCCGCCGAACTCATGGCGGAACTCCAGGGTGCGGTGGACCGCGCGAACCAGGGCGTTTCGCGAGCCGAGTCGATTCGGAAATTCGCGGTGCTGGCTACCGACTTCGCAGTGGAGTCCGGCGAGCTGACCCCCTCGCTGAAGGTCAAACGGGCCACCGTGATCAGCGCGAACGACGAACTGATCGACAGCTTGTACGCGGGCTGA